The Tamandua tetradactyla isolate mTamTet1 chromosome 8, mTamTet1.pri, whole genome shotgun sequence genome includes a window with the following:
- the LOC143643490 gene encoding olfactory receptor 51I2-like yields MLPSQLYANISFFQPPAFLMIGIPGMEAVHGWISIPFSSMYTVALSGNYLILLAVRRTPSLHQPMYYFLSMLALTDMGLTLSTLPTTLAVLWLDHRLINFNACLVQMFFLLSFSVVESSVLLAMSFDRFVAISNPLRYAAVLTNNVIIRIGLAIVARATFSLFPVPFLLKRLNFCPDKLLLSHSFCFHADVMKRACADITVNIIYGLYVVLSTVGVDSLLIVLSYTLILHTVMGLASPQERLRALNTCVSHILAVLVFYIPVIGVSMIHRFGRHLPHIVHALVAYVYLVVPPVLNPIIYSVKSKPIREAMLRVLRGKN; encoded by the coding sequence ATGCTCCCTTCCCAGCTTTATGCCAACATCTCCTTCTTCCAGCCACCTGCTTTCCTGATGATTGGAATCCCAGGGATGGAGGCCGTTCACGGCTGGATCTCCATCCCCTTCTCCTCCATGTACACTGTGGCCCTCAGCGGAAACTACCTGATCCTTCTGGCGGTGAGGAGGACGCCCAGCCTGCACCAGCCCATGTACTACTTCCTGTCCATGCTGGCCCTCACTGACATGGGCCTCACTTTGTCCACACTGCCCACCACCCTGGCTGTGCTCTGGCTTGACCACCGGCTTATCAACTTCAATGCCTGCCTGGTCCAGAtgttcttcctcctctccttctctGTGGTGGAGTCGTCGGTGCTCCTGGCCATGTCGTTTGACCGCTTTGTGGCCATCTCCAACCCCCTGCGCTATGCTGCTGTCCTCACAAATAACGTCATCATCAGGATTGGGCTGGCCATTGTGGCTCGTGCTACCTTCTCCCTCTTCCCAGTGCCCTTCTTGCTTAAACGTCTGAACTTCTGCCCTGACAAGCTTCTTCTGTCCCACTCCTTCTGTTTCCATGCCGATGTCATGAAAAGGGCTTGTGCTGACATTACTGTCAACATCATTTATGGACTCTATGTGGTTCTATCCACGGTGGGTGTAGACTCCCTGCTTATTGTCCTGTCCTATACTCTCATCCTTCATACAGTGATGGGACTGGCCTCTCCACAGGAGCGCCTCCGGGCCCTCAACACCTGTGTTTCTCATATCTTAGCTGTGCTGGTTTTCTATATCCCTGTCATAGGTGTATCCATGATCCACCGTTTTGGGAGGCACCTGCCTCACATCGTCCATGCCCTGGTTGCCTACGTGTACCTGGTGGTGCCTCCTGTGCTCAACCCCATCATCTACAGTGTCAAATCCAAGCCCATCAGGGAGGCCATGCTCAGGGTGCTGAGGGGGAAAAACTGA
- the LOC143643492 gene encoding LOW QUALITY PROTEIN: olfactory receptor OR51C1-like (The sequence of the model RefSeq protein was modified relative to this genomic sequence to represent the inferred CDS: deleted 2 bases in 1 codon), whose protein sequence is MVPSQLYANISFFQQLPFLMIGIPGMEAVHGWISIPFSMYTVALSGSHLILLVVRTPSLNQPMYYFLSMLALTDVGLTLSNLPTTLAVLWFDHWLINFNICLVQMFFLHSFSVMESSVLLAMSFDCFVAISNPLRYAAVLTNNVIIRIRLAIVAHGTVSLFPLLFLLKCLNFCPDKLLLSHPFCFHADVMKWACADITVNIIYGLHVILSPVGVDSLLILLSCTLTLHTVLGLVAESNLSLQLLNTCVSHILAVFVFFIPVITMSMIHYFGMHLSHIVHALVAYMYLVVPPVLNPIIYSIKSKPIRETMLRVLRGKSQG, encoded by the exons ATGGTCCCTTCCCAGCTCTATGCCAACATCTCCTTCTTCCAGCAACTTCCTTTCCTGATGATTGGCATCCCAGGGATGGAGGCCGTTCATGGCTGGATCTCCATCCCCTTCTCCATGTACACTGTGGCCCTCAGTGGAAGCCACCTGATCCTTCTGGTGGTGAGAACGCCCAGCCTTAACCAGCCCATGTACTATTTCCTGTCCATGCTGGCCCTCACTGACGTGGGCCTCACTTTGTCCAATCTGCCCACCACCCTGGCTGTGCTCTGGTTTGACCACTGGCTTATCAACTTCAACATCTGCTTGGTCCAGATGTTCTTCCTCCACTCCTTCTCAGTGATGGAGTCGTCGGTGCTCCTGGCCATGTCGTTTGACTGCTTTGTGGCCATCTCCAACCCCCTGCGCTATGCTGCTGTCCTCACAAATAACGTCATCATCAGGATAAGGTTGGCCATTGTGGCTCATGGTACTGTGTCCCTCTTCCCACTGCTCTTCCTGCTTAAATGTCTGAACTTCTGCCCTGACAAGCTTCTCTTGTCCCACCCTTTCTGTTTCCATGCTGATGTTATGAAATGGGCTTGTGCTGACATTACTGTCAATATCATTTATGGACTCCATGTGATTCTATCTCCGGTGGGTGTAGACTCCCTGCTTATTCTCCTGTCCTGTACTCTCACCCTTCATACAGTGTTGGGGCTAGTGGCAGAAAGCAACTTAAGT CTTCAGCTGCTCAATACCTGTGTCTCCCATATCCTGGCTGTGTTTGTCTTCTTCATCCCAGTCATCACCATGTCCATGATCCACTATTTTGGGATGCACCTGTCTCACATCGTCCATGCCCTGGTTGCCTACATGTACCTGGTGGTGCCTCCTGTGCTCAACCCCATCATCTACAGTATCAAATCCAAGCCCATCAGGGAGACCATGCTCAGAGTGCTGAGGGGGAAAAGCCAAGGTTGA
- the LOC143643493 gene encoding olfactory receptor 51I2-like: MLPSQLYANISFFQPPAFLMIGIPGMEAIHGWISIPFSSMYTVALSGNCLIILAVRRTPSLHQPMYYFLSMLALTDVGLTLSTLPTTLAVLWFDRRLISFNACLVQMFFLHSFSVVESSVLLAMSFDRFVAISNPLRYAAVLTNNVIIRIGLAIVARATLSLFPVPFLLKRLNFCPDKILLSHSFCFHPDVMRRACADITINILYGLYVVLSTGGIDSLLIVLSYILILHTVMGLASPRERLRALNTCVSHILAVFVFFIPVITMSMIHRFGSHLPHIVHALVAYVYLVVPPVLNPIIYSVKSKPIREAMLRVLRGKN; this comes from the coding sequence ATGCTCCCTTCCCAGCTCTATGCCAACATCTCCTTCTTCCAGCCACCTGCTTTCCTGATGATTGGCATCCCAGGGATGGAGGCCATTCACGGCTGGATCTCCATCCCCTTCTCCTCCATGTACACTGTGGCCCTCAGTGGAAACTGCCTGATCATTCTGGCAGTGAGGAGGACGCCCAGCCTGCACCAGCCCATGTACTACTTCCTGTCCATGCTGGCCCTCACTGACGTGGGCCTCACCTTGTCCACACTGCCCACCACCCTGGCTGTGCTCTGGTTTGACCGCCGGCTTATCAGCTTCAATGCCTGCCTGGTCCAGATGTTCTTCCTCCACTCCTTCTCTGTGGTGGAGTCGTCGGTGCTCCTGGCCATGTCATTTGACCGCTTTGTGGCCATCTCCAACCCCCTGCGCTATGCTGCTGTCCTCACAAATAACGTCATCATCAGGATTGGGCTGGCCATTGTGGCTCGTGCtaccctctccctcttccccgtGCCCTTTCTGCTTAAGCGTCTGAACTTCTGCCCTGACAAGATCCTCCTGTCACACTCTTTCTGTTTCCACCCTGATGTGATGAGAAGAGCCTGTGCTGACATCACCATAAATATTCTTTATGGTCTCTATGTGGTACTGTCTACTGGGGGCATAGACTCCCTGCTTATTGTCCTGTCCTATATTCTCATCCTTCATACAGTGATGGGGCTGGCCTCTCCACGGGAGCGCCTCCGGGCCCTCAATACCTGTGTCTCCCATATCCTGGCTGTCTTTGTCTTCTTCATCCCAGTCATCACCATGTCCATGATCCACCGTTTTGGGAGCCACCTGCCTCACATCGTCCATGCCCTGGTTGCCTACGTGTACCTGGTGGTGCCTCCTGTGCTCAACCCCATCATCTACAGTGTCAAATCTAAGCCCATCAGGGAGGCCATGCTCAGGGTGCTGAGGGGGAAAAACTGA
- the LOC143643494 gene encoding olfactory receptor 51I2-like, whose protein sequence is MFPSQIYANISFFQPPAFLMIGIPGMEAVHGWISIPFSMYTVALSGNCLILLAVRRTPSLHQPMYYFLSMLALTDVGLTLSTLPTTLAVLWFDRRLISFNVCLIQMFFLHSCSVVESSVLLAMSFDRFVAISNPLRYAAVLTNNVIIRIGLAIVAHATMSLFPLPFLLKRLNFCPDKLLLSHSFCFHADVMKRACADITVNIIYGLYVVLSMVDVDSLLIVLSYTLILHTMMGLTSPQEHLCALNTCVSRILAVLVFYIPAIGVSMIHHFGRHLPHIIHALVAYMYLVVPPVLNPIIYSVTSKPIREAMLKVLRVTGQS, encoded by the coding sequence ATGTTCCCTTCCCAGATCTATGCCAACATCTCCTTCTTCCAGCCACCTGCTTTCCTGATGATTGGCATCCCAGGGATGGAGGCTGTTCATGGCTGGATCTCCATCCCCTTCTCCATGTACACTGTGGCCCTCAGTGGAAACTGCCTGATCCTTCTGGCAGTGAGGAGGACGCCCAGCCTGCACCAGCCCATGTACTACTTCCTGTCCATGCTGGCCCTCACTGACGTGGGCCTCACCTTGTCCACACTGCCCACCACCCTGGCTGTGCTCTGGTTTGACCGCCGGCTTATCAGCTTCAATGTCTGCCTGATCCAGATGTTCTTCCTCCACTCCTGCTCTGTGGTGGAGTCGTCGGTGCTCCTGGCCATGTCGTTTGACCGCTTTGTGGCCATCTCCAACCCCCTGCGCTATGCTGCTGTCCTCACAAATAACGTCATCATCAGGATTGGGCTGGCCATTGTGGCCCATGCTACTATGTCCCTCTTCCCACTGCCCTTCCTGCTTAAACGTCTGAACTTCTGCCCTGACAAGCTCCTTCTGTCCCACTCCTTCTGTTTCCATGCCGATGTCATGAAAAGGGCTTGTGCTGACATTACTGTCAACATCATTTATGGACTCTATGTGGTTCTATCCATGGTGGATGTAGACTCCCTGCTTATTGTCCTGTCCTATACTCTCATCCTTCATACAATGATGGGGCTGACCTCTCCACAGGAGCACCTGTGTGCCCTCAACACCTGTGTTTCTCGTATCTTAGCTGTTCTGGTTTTCTACATCCCTGCCATAGGTGTGTCCATGATCCACCATTTTGGGAGGCACCTGCCTCACATCATCCATGCCCTGGTTGCCTACATGTACCTGGTGGTGCCTCCTGTGCTCAACCCCATCATCTACAGTGTCACATCCAAGCCCATCAGGGAGGCCATGCTCAAGGTGCTAAGAGTGACAGGCCAAAGCTGA